In one Bdellovibrionota bacterium genomic region, the following are encoded:
- the ccoS gene encoding cbb3-type cytochrome oxidase assembly protein CcoS, with the protein MNILVILIPLALLLGFVFLIYFLWANRSGQFDDLDTPALKMLNDDEKGEMHEG; encoded by the coding sequence ATGAATATTCTGGTCATACTTATTCCTTTAGCTTTGCTTTTGGGTTTTGTTTTTTTAATTTATTTTTTATGGGCCAATCGTTCTGGTCAATTTGATGATTTGGATACGCCTGCTCTAAAAATGCTCAATGATGATGAAAAAGGAGAGATGCATGAAGGATAA
- a CDS encoding CoA transferase subunit B yields the protein MLTKEQIAQRISKEVKDGFVVNLGIGIPTLVANYIPEGMTVYLQSENGLLGMGPFPSEKDVDADLINAGKQTITTVPGASFFSSADSFAMIRGGHVDLTVLGAMQVDEEGNIANWMIPGKMVKGMGGAMDLVAGAKRVIVAMQHVDKSGDMKLVKKCTLPFTGLRCIHQIVSDYGVLDVTPEGFLLREFAPDLSVDQVVKATAGKIKVASDVKPMKL from the coding sequence ATGTTAACTAAAGAACAGATCGCACAAAGAATTTCAAAAGAAGTAAAAGACGGCTTCGTTGTAAACTTAGGTATTGGTATTCCAACTCTAGTTGCGAATTATATTCCTGAAGGGATGACTGTCTATTTACAAAGCGAGAATGGTCTTTTAGGAATGGGTCCTTTCCCTTCCGAAAAAGATGTGGATGCCGACCTCATCAATGCCGGCAAACAAACAATCACCACTGTACCAGGAGCAAGTTTCTTTTCATCAGCAGATAGTTTTGCGATGATTCGCGGGGGTCACGTGGACTTAACAGTTCTCGGTGCTATGCAAGTAGACGAAGAAGGCAACATCGCAAATTGGATGATTCCTGGAAAAATGGTAAAGGGCATGGGCGGAGCAATGGATCTCGTTGCCGGCGCAAAACGTGTGATCGTGGCCATGCAACACGTAGATAAGTCAGGCGATATGAAACTCGTTAAAAAATGCACTTTGCCCTTTACAGGATTGAGATGCATTCATCAGATCGTCAGTGACTACGGAGTTCTTGACGTTACGCCAGAAGGTTTTTTACTCAGAGAGTTCGCTCCAGACTTATCTGTTGACCAAGTTGTGAAAGCCACTGCGGGTAAAATTAAAGTAGCTTCTGACGTTAAGCCTATGAAGCTTTAA
- a CDS encoding thiolase family protein, whose translation MKEVVILSAQRTAIGSFMGSLSSVPAPKLGAAAIKKALEVAKIAGDQVQECIMGNVLTAGVGQAPARQAAIYAGLPQSVECLTINKVCGSGLKAVMLASDSIRAGNADVIVAGGQENMSLAPHLLENVRNGYRMGPSQLTDSMIKDGLWDPYNNMHMGNCGEICAKEFNFTREAQDQFAIDSYKNAQEALKSGAFKNEIVGVEVQAGKQTVLVDSDEEPTKAKFDKIPELKPAFDKTGTITAANASKLNDGAAALVIASGDYAKSNNLKPMARIVSYASFAQDPKWFTTAPAGAIKKALTKANLKATDIDLWEINEAFAVVTMAAIKEFNLDPKKVNVNGGAIALGHPIGASGARVLTTLLHTLEKKNLKRGLATLCIGGGEGAALIVERL comes from the coding sequence ATGAAAGAAGTTGTAATATTATCTGCTCAACGTACGGCCATTGGCTCTTTTATGGGAAGCTTGTCATCTGTTCCCGCTCCCAAGTTAGGTGCTGCCGCAATAAAAAAGGCACTCGAAGTAGCTAAGATTGCAGGCGACCAAGTTCAAGAATGCATTATGGGAAATGTACTTACGGCAGGAGTTGGCCAGGCGCCAGCAAGGCAGGCCGCTATCTATGCAGGTCTTCCGCAATCTGTAGAATGTTTAACGATCAATAAAGTGTGTGGTTCAGGATTGAAAGCCGTAATGCTAGCCAGTGATTCTATCCGTGCTGGAAATGCAGATGTGATCGTGGCGGGCGGACAAGAAAATATGTCTCTCGCTCCTCATCTTCTTGAAAACGTAAGAAACGGATACAGAATGGGCCCATCACAATTAACAGACTCCATGATCAAAGATGGTCTCTGGGATCCCTACAACAATATGCATATGGGAAATTGTGGAGAGATTTGCGCAAAAGAATTTAACTTTACACGCGAAGCTCAAGATCAATTTGCCATCGATAGTTATAAAAATGCTCAAGAGGCTTTAAAATCTGGCGCTTTCAAAAATGAAATTGTTGGTGTAGAAGTTCAAGCCGGAAAACAAACTGTACTCGTGGACTCTGACGAAGAACCTACAAAAGCTAAGTTTGATAAAATCCCAGAATTAAAACCTGCCTTCGATAAAACCGGAACGATCACCGCGGCCAATGCCTCTAAATTGAACGATGGTGCTGCTGCTCTTGTTATTGCTTCTGGAGATTATGCAAAGTCTAACAACCTAAAACCAATGGCTAGAATTGTCTCTTACGCATCCTTTGCCCAAGATCCAAAATGGTTTACGACTGCACCAGCCGGAGCAATCAAAAAAGCTTTAACAAAAGCTAATCTCAAAGCTACAGACATAGACCTCTGGGAAATCAACGAAGCTTTCGCCGTTGTTACAATGGCTGCAATTAAAGAATTCAACTTAGATCCTAAAAAAGTAAATGTGAATGGCGGGGCGATTGCTCTGGGTCATCCAATTGGAGCAAGTGGTGCGAGAGTTCTTACAACTCTTCTCCACACTCTCGAAAAGAAAAATCTAAAGCGCGGTCTAGCAACACTTTGTATTGGTGGCGGCGAAGGTGCCGCACTTATCGTAGAAAGATTATAA
- a CDS encoding CoA transferase subunit A: MAATKVYKDAESALEGVKDGMTILVGGFGLCGIPENLITALRDTGAKNLTCVSNNAGVDDFGLGLLLHTRQIKKMVSSYVGENKTFEKQYLSKELELEFAPQGTLAERLRAGGAGIPAFYTPTGVGTLVAEGKEIREFNGRPYVLEKGITGDFALVKAWKGDKFGNLIFRKTARNFNPMIATAGKITVVEVEELVEVGELEPDQIHTPGVYVQRIIQGPSYEKRIEQRTTR, from the coding sequence ATGGCAGCAACGAAAGTTTACAAAGACGCAGAATCAGCACTTGAAGGCGTAAAAGACGGAATGACTATCCTAGTGGGTGGCTTCGGTCTTTGCGGAATTCCTGAAAATTTAATTACAGCACTCAGAGACACGGGAGCAAAAAACCTCACCTGTGTTTCCAATAACGCAGGCGTGGATGATTTTGGTTTAGGACTTTTGCTTCACACAAGACAAATCAAAAAGATGGTTTCCAGTTACGTTGGAGAAAATAAAACTTTTGAAAAACAATATCTCTCAAAAGAATTGGAATTGGAATTTGCCCCACAAGGAACTCTTGCCGAAAGACTTCGTGCAGGCGGCGCCGGTATCCCTGCTTTCTACACACCCACTGGTGTGGGAACCTTAGTTGCTGAAGGCAAAGAGATTCGTGAATTCAACGGACGTCCTTATGTCCTTGAAAAAGGAATCACAGGAGATTTTGCACTAGTTAAAGCTTGGAAGGGCGATAAGTTCGGAAATTTGATTTTTAGAAAAACTGCTAGAAACTTTAATCCTATGATCGCAACAGCTGGAAAAATCACAGTTGTTGAGGTTGAAGAGTTGGTAGAAGTTGGAGAACTTGAGCCAGATCAAATTCACACCCCTGGTGTTTACGTTCAACGTATCATCCAAGGTCCTTCATACGAAAAACGCATCGAACAACGAACAACAAGGTAA
- a CDS encoding cation-translocating P-type ATPase → MKADNKYLIHVRGITCSMCIQKLENLSNYDDKVKSAHVYFGQSLVEIQTHQQTTPNEVVDYIKKLGFKAEFLEDKAEIFEANKRSNREHLSKLGVAGFCAGNIMLATVPLYSGVETEYKHYFSYLAFALFLPIMIYSAQDFYKNAWRSFKAKSLSIDLPITVALITGFAFSTWNLFKAEYDHLYYDSTASFIFLILSARYLLNKLQQNFIATYSDTDFGLNHPYQLTHYEGSKKKEFLLVGDQLTLTKGQALPVKSKISSDFSEWNLSLISGETYPKDYQKNMIIQSGAILISGKCSVEVLETYKNSRICNFQKKLEDIKKTKSEFVHFTDRFSHYFILSVFTVAIVFGIYFAQVDSFQAFQRSLALLIVACPCALALGTPLAYLLGVYRANQAGILVYKKDIFDRLLQVKNIFFDKTGTLTHGQISVQRTVPYDPHLINIVLNMELVSQHPIAFALRKKYINYYSDLKISAYEIPGIGIQAQWNDDTYRFLKNVDSERMSSVLYKNNEPVLAVYFEDSVRMDSKSEISRLASKDKNIFLLTGDTSLVAQEVAGECGIENVFYDQTPDMKKDWVRKYHPALMVGDGLNDVLALQSAHIGISVQGSVQMSADSSDAYLLKSGISQISFLFNLSERVRSTIYTNLGISLFYNFVAGYFALTGAINPLIAAILMPISSVVILLNTLRGVR, encoded by the coding sequence GTGGCATCACTTGCAGTATGTGCATTCAGAAGTTAGAGAACCTTTCTAACTACGATGACAAAGTAAAGTCTGCGCATGTCTATTTTGGACAGTCGCTTGTAGAAATCCAAACCCATCAACAGACAACTCCAAATGAAGTCGTAGATTATATTAAAAAGTTAGGCTTTAAGGCTGAGTTTTTAGAGGACAAAGCAGAAATTTTTGAGGCCAACAAGAGGTCCAATCGAGAGCATTTGAGTAAGCTGGGTGTTGCAGGATTCTGCGCTGGAAATATAATGCTGGCGACAGTGCCTTTGTACTCAGGGGTTGAGACAGAGTATAAACATTATTTTTCATATCTGGCGTTTGCTCTATTTTTGCCAATTATGATCTACTCAGCGCAGGATTTTTACAAAAATGCGTGGCGCTCGTTTAAGGCAAAGTCATTAAGTATTGATCTACCTATAACTGTTGCGCTAATCACGGGGTTTGCATTTTCAACGTGGAATCTTTTTAAAGCAGAGTACGATCATCTCTATTATGACTCTACTGCGAGTTTTATATTTCTTATTTTATCTGCTAGATATCTTTTGAATAAGCTTCAGCAAAACTTTATTGCTACATATTCAGATACAGATTTTGGATTGAATCATCCATATCAATTGACACACTATGAAGGATCAAAAAAGAAAGAGTTTCTTTTGGTGGGAGATCAACTGACTTTAACAAAAGGTCAAGCTTTACCTGTGAAATCAAAAATATCTTCTGATTTTTCAGAATGGAATTTGTCTTTGATCTCAGGCGAAACATATCCAAAAGACTATCAAAAAAATATGATTATACAATCCGGAGCAATTTTAATATCCGGTAAGTGTTCAGTTGAGGTCCTTGAAACTTATAAGAATAGCAGAATTTGTAATTTTCAAAAAAAATTAGAAGATATAAAAAAGACTAAAAGTGAGTTTGTGCACTTTACGGATCGATTTTCACATTACTTTATTTTATCTGTTTTTACAGTGGCGATAGTTTTTGGAATTTACTTTGCTCAGGTTGATTCTTTTCAAGCTTTTCAGAGATCGTTAGCTTTGCTGATCGTTGCATGTCCTTGTGCTTTGGCTTTAGGTACGCCACTCGCTTATTTGTTAGGAGTGTACAGAGCAAATCAAGCAGGTATACTTGTTTATAAAAAAGATATTTTTGATAGACTTTTACAAGTAAAAAATATTTTTTTTGATAAGACAGGCACCCTCACACATGGGCAGATCAGCGTACAGCGAACAGTGCCTTATGATCCGCACCTCATAAATATTGTGCTCAATATGGAACTGGTTTCTCAGCATCCGATAGCCTTTGCTCTAAGGAAAAAATATATCAATTATTATTCTGATTTAAAGATTTCTGCTTATGAAATTCCTGGCATAGGAATTCAAGCGCAATGGAACGATGACACATATAGATTTCTTAAAAATGTAGACTCAGAGCGAATGTCCTCGGTTCTATACAAAAATAACGAACCTGTGTTGGCAGTATATTTTGAAGATTCAGTTCGAATGGATAGCAAATCTGAAATCTCAAGGCTTGCAAGTAAAGATAAAAATATATTTTTATTAACGGGAGATACTTCTCTCGTTGCGCAAGAAGTTGCCGGCGAATGCGGTATCGAAAATGTATTCTATGATCAAACACCAGATATGAAAAAAGACTGGGTAAGAAAATATCATCCTGCTTTAATGGTGGGTGATGGTTTAAATGATGTCTTAGCTTTGCAATCGGCGCACATCGGAATCTCAGTGCAAGGTTCCGTGCAGATGAGCGCTGACAGCAGTGATGCTTACCTTCTGAAGAGTGGGATTAGTCAAATTTCTTTTTTATTTAATCTCTCTGAAAGAGTTCGTTCTACAATCTACACTAACTTGGGAATATCTCTATTCTATAATTTTGTTGCCGGCTATTTTGCTCTGACAGGAGCAATCAATCCATTGATTGCTGCTATTCTAATGCCCATCAGTTCGGTTGTAATTTTGCTAAATACTTTGAGAGGAGTGAGATGA
- the ccoG gene encoding cytochrome c oxidase accessory protein CcoG produces MSLGDERLSTTDNKGNRIFLYPAEVRGFFRRHRNIVEVALILFFLILPWLKWNGIQIFLFDIPNRTFHLFGILFKAHDAPLIFLVLAVGTISLAFVTALFGRVWCGWACPQTVFIDGIYRRIEAWIQGNYIKRRKLSGEPWHKEKILKVSLTWLCYFVVSAVIAHSFVAYFVGSDRLIGMMTGTPKENWTAFTIVMGMTLVLLFNFGWFREQFCIIACPYGRIQAVLMDKKSLSVMYDYNRGEPRKDPNISKEKQGDCVNCNRCVEVCPTGIDIRRGIQMECIGCTACIDACDEIMEKVKKPLGLIRYSSEFEIESKTHISVRNKILRPRVLAYLFVILLMSTLLIYFVQSRDPLMVSVLKAKEAPYSLIKENGEDRVLNHFKLHMHNQSSDIIFAQISSDIELVLPQNNLMLNPNTSREIHFFAKFSTALIRESGGSIKKDLRIDIRINNKNTQILKELTLVGPY; encoded by the coding sequence ATGTCCTTAGGCGACGAAAGACTTTCTACTACAGACAATAAAGGAAATCGTATTTTCCTTTATCCGGCTGAGGTGAGAGGTTTTTTTAGAAGACATAGAAATATTGTCGAAGTCGCGCTAATTTTATTTTTTCTTATTTTACCTTGGTTGAAATGGAATGGGATTCAAATATTTTTATTTGATATACCAAACAGAACTTTCCATCTCTTTGGAATCTTGTTTAAAGCCCATGATGCTCCGTTGATTTTTTTGGTACTGGCTGTTGGCACCATTAGCCTGGCTTTTGTGACGGCTCTTTTTGGTAGAGTTTGGTGTGGATGGGCTTGTCCTCAAACTGTTTTTATAGATGGAATTTACCGCAGAATTGAAGCTTGGATACAAGGTAATTATATAAAAAGAAGAAAATTATCAGGAGAGCCTTGGCATAAAGAAAAAATATTAAAAGTCTCTTTAACGTGGCTTTGTTATTTTGTTGTGTCCGCTGTCATAGCACACTCCTTTGTAGCGTATTTTGTCGGATCAGATCGTTTGATTGGAATGATGACCGGCACACCAAAAGAAAACTGGACGGCTTTTACAATCGTAATGGGAATGACTTTAGTATTACTTTTTAATTTTGGTTGGTTTAGAGAACAATTTTGTATTATCGCGTGTCCCTATGGGCGTATACAGGCTGTATTGATGGATAAAAAATCCCTGTCAGTTATGTATGATTACAATCGTGGTGAGCCTAGAAAAGATCCGAATATATCAAAAGAAAAACAGGGCGATTGTGTCAATTGCAATCGTTGTGTTGAAGTTTGTCCAACGGGTATTGATATTCGGCGTGGAATCCAGATGGAATGCATTGGTTGTACAGCGTGCATTGATGCTTGCGATGAGATAATGGAAAAGGTTAAAAAACCCTTAGGTCTTATACGCTATAGTTCAGAATTTGAAATTGAAAGTAAAACTCATATTTCAGTAAGAAATAAAATACTTAGACCCAGAGTGCTTGCATACCTATTTGTAATTTTATTAATGAGCACATTGCTAATTTATTTTGTTCAGTCTAGAGATCCTCTTATGGTGAGTGTACTTAAGGCCAAAGAGGCACCTTACTCTCTAATAAAAGAGAATGGGGAAGACAGAGTGTTGAATCATTTTAAACTTCATATGCATAATCAAAGTTCGGATATAATATTTGCTCAGATAAGTTCAGATATCGAATTGGTACTTCCTCAAAATAATCTGATGCTAAATCCCAATACAAGTCGGGAGATTCATTTCTTCGCAAAATTTTCCACGGCTTTAATTAGAGAGTCTGGGGGAAGTATTAAAAAAGATTTGCGAATTGATATTCGGATCAATAATAAGAATACTCAAATCTTAAAGGAATTAACTCTTGTCGGACCTTACTGA
- the ccoN gene encoding cytochrome-c oxidase, cbb3-type subunit I — protein MKDNYEYFSYDDDIVKKFLLATMVWAGAAMFFGLLAALQLAYWPFNLNSEYITFGRLRPLHTNAAIFAFAGNAIFAGIYHSSQRLLKTRMFSDVLSGIHFWGWQLIIVAAAITLPLGYSQSKEYAELEWPIDIAITLIWVVFAINFFGTIKKRREQHMYVAIWFYIATIITVAVLHIVNSIELPVTFLKSYPVYAGIQDALVQWWYGHNAVAFFLTTPFLGLMYYYMPKMANRPIYSYRLSIIHFWSLVFIYIWAGPHHLLYTALPDWAQTLGMVFSLMLWAPSWGGMINGLLTLRGAWHLLRDDPIIKFMVAAITFYGMATFEGPLLSIKSVSAIGHYTDWIIGHVHSGALGWNGFLTFAMIYYLVPRLWNVKLHSVKLATVHFWLGLLGILLYYISMVTAGITQGLMWLALNEKGKLVYPDFVETVTRIVPLYWVRAIGGAFYLAGFILLAYNIYKTIQAAPKKEKAELLAAKVIKFDNTTGTKHKKLEGMGLLFSVLSFIAIAVGSVIEIVPTLSLHKYVDPIKVIDPYSALELAGRDLYIKEGCYVCHSQMIRKLPAEVIRYGNASTIEESMWDRPFQWGSKRTGPDLSRLGKKYPDLWHYRHMIDPRAVTPGSIMPAYPWLAKNKTDFLVLRKKLSVMKSLGVPYTDEELSRADLDAEEQAKSIAENLKASGVAVDKLEQKEIIALIAYLQSLGQKEKK, from the coding sequence ATGAAGGATAACTACGAGTATTTTTCTTACGATGATGATATCGTAAAGAAATTTCTACTAGCTACGATGGTATGGGCAGGAGCAGCCATGTTCTTTGGTTTACTGGCAGCACTGCAATTAGCTTATTGGCCGTTCAACTTAAATAGCGAGTATATTACTTTTGGAAGGCTTAGACCTCTTCATACCAATGCTGCAATTTTTGCTTTTGCAGGAAATGCGATTTTTGCAGGTATTTATCATTCATCTCAAAGGCTTCTTAAAACCAGAATGTTTTCGGATGTTTTAAGTGGAATTCATTTTTGGGGCTGGCAGCTAATCATTGTAGCTGCAGCAATTACGCTACCGCTAGGTTATTCTCAATCCAAGGAATACGCAGAGCTCGAATGGCCTATTGATATTGCAATCACATTGATCTGGGTTGTTTTTGCAATTAATTTTTTTGGGACTATAAAAAAACGCCGTGAGCAGCATATGTATGTTGCTATATGGTTTTATATTGCCACGATCATTACCGTAGCAGTGCTGCATATTGTGAACTCGATTGAACTTCCAGTGACATTCTTAAAAAGTTATCCTGTTTATGCGGGTATTCAAGATGCACTCGTTCAGTGGTGGTATGGTCACAATGCTGTTGCATTCTTTTTAACAACGCCGTTCTTAGGACTCATGTATTATTACATGCCCAAGATGGCGAATCGTCCGATTTATTCATATCGACTCTCAATTATACACTTTTGGTCTTTAGTTTTTATTTATATTTGGGCAGGTCCTCATCATCTGCTTTATACAGCTTTGCCTGATTGGGCGCAAACATTGGGTATGGTTTTCTCACTTATGCTATGGGCACCAAGTTGGGGTGGGATGATCAATGGTCTTTTGACTTTGAGAGGCGCATGGCATCTCCTCCGTGATGATCCGATCATTAAATTTATGGTTGCAGCGATAACATTCTATGGGATGGCAACTTTTGAAGGTCCTCTTTTATCCATTAAATCCGTAAGCGCAATCGGTCACTACACGGACTGGATTATCGGCCATGTTCATAGTGGTGCATTGGGATGGAATGGTTTCCTTACTTTTGCCATGATCTATTATCTAGTTCCTCGTTTATGGAATGTAAAATTACATAGCGTGAAATTGGCGACAGTTCACTTCTGGTTGGGCTTACTAGGGATACTTTTATATTACATATCTATGGTTACGGCGGGAATCACGCAAGGATTGATGTGGTTGGCACTGAATGAAAAAGGGAAATTAGTATATCCAGATTTTGTAGAAACTGTAACAAGAATTGTACCTCTTTACTGGGTGCGTGCAATTGGTGGAGCGTTTTATTTAGCTGGATTTATTTTGTTAGCTTACAATATCTATAAGACAATTCAGGCGGCTCCTAAAAAAGAGAAGGCAGAGCTTTTAGCAGCAAAGGTAATTAAATTTGATAATACAACAGGGACTAAGCACAAAAAATTAGAGGGCATGGGACTTTTATTCAGTGTGCTTTCATTCATTGCAATTGCTGTAGGTTCAGTCATTGAAATTGTACCGACACTTTCTTTGCATAAATATGTTGATCCTATAAAGGTGATTGATCCGTACTCAGCATTGGAACTGGCAGGGCGAGACCTTTATATCAAAGAAGGCTGTTATGTTTGTCATTCTCAAATGATCAGAAAATTACCAGCTGAAGTAATAAGATATGGAAATGCATCTACTATCGAAGAGTCAATGTGGGATAGACCGTTTCAGTGGGGATCAAAAAGAACAGGCCCTGACCTTTCTCGCCTTGGGAAAAAATATCCAGACCTATGGCATTACCGTCATATGATTGATCCAAGAGCTGTCACTCCGGGATCAATTATGCCGGCGTATCCTTGGTTAGCTAAAAACAAAACAGATTTCTTAGTTTTGAGAAAAAAATTATCTGTCATGAAGAGCCTAGGGGTTCCGTATACAGATGAAGAGCTTTCTAGGGCTGATCTTGATGCTGAAGAACAAGCAAAATCCATCGCAGAAAATTTAAAAGCCAGTGGCGTTGCAGTAGATAAGCTTGAGCAGAAAGAAATTATTGCGCTGATAGCATACCTACAGTCTCTTGGACAAAAGGAGAAAAAATGA
- a CDS encoding c-type cytochrome, whose amino-acid sequence MSDKNDKNNLDNKDAKILNEHYDGIVEHDHPLPNWWVAIFVITVIYGVLYYGYYEIFDGPSTDQELAGELAVIKTLDVDSSGGGDAFANLDELIKDTKNIEVGKKIYAEKCFMCHGDKGQGLIGPNMTDNFWIHGDKPKDILHVIQKGVPEKGMVPWEAVLSPEEQIATVAFIKSLKGTNPAGAKASEGTEYKD is encoded by the coding sequence ATGAGTGATAAGAACGATAAAAATAATCTAGACAATAAAGACGCGAAGATTCTAAATGAGCATTATGATGGTATTGTTGAACACGATCATCCTTTGCCGAATTGGTGGGTAGCTATTTTTGTAATTACAGTCATCTACGGAGTATTATATTACGGGTATTACGAAATTTTTGATGGGCCATCAACAGATCAGGAGTTAGCTGGCGAATTAGCGGTTATTAAAACTCTCGATGTGGACTCGAGTGGCGGTGGGGATGCCTTTGCAAATTTGGACGAACTCATTAAAGATACAAAAAATATAGAGGTTGGAAAAAAAATTTATGCCGAAAAGTGTTTTATGTGTCATGGCGATAAGGGGCAAGGGCTCATCGGTCCCAATATGACAGATAACTTCTGGATCCATGGAGATAAACCAAAAGACATACTCCATGTCATTCAAAAAGGTGTACCTGAAAAAGGTATGGTGCCTTGGGAAGCAGTTTTGAGCCCTGAGGAACAAATTGCGACGGTAGCGTTTATTAAATCATTAAAAGGTACTAATCCTGCTGGAGCAAAGGCTTCAGAGGGGACAGAGTATAAGGATTAG